From a single Lacerta agilis isolate rLacAgi1 chromosome 3, rLacAgi1.pri, whole genome shotgun sequence genomic region:
- the LAMP5 gene encoding lysosome-associated membrane glycoprotein 5: MDLRRRETSSSSLRLPVLLLFLLAGSGAEQEVENLSGLSSNPEKAIFVVRENGTTCLMAEFAAKFIVPYDVWASNYVDLITEQAYIPLSRGAEEQGKCGSNEAELQILWIDRAYTLRLYFVKEGRNTSTGPEAWWKMNKVQFVYDSSERTYFKDAVNPGKHTSTTRHLSALVTPAGKSYECQAQQTITLTSSDHQKSVVLLLSEVRIQPFDISSDFTFSEEHKCQVDQREQLEETLPLILGLILGLVIVITLGVYHLHLKMTASQVQIPRDRSEYKHMG; encoded by the exons AAGACTCCCTGTACTGCTTCTATTTTTAT TGGCCGGCAGCGGGGCAGAACAAGAAGTGGAGAACCTCTCCGGCCTGTCTTCGAACCCCGAAAAAGCTATTTTTGTAGTTCGCGAAAATGGAACGACCTGTCTTATGGCGGAATTCGCGGCGAAGTTCATCGTCCCCTATGACGTGTGGGCCAGCAATTATGTAGAT CTGATCACAGAGCAAGCCTACATCCCGCTTTCCCGGGGAGCAGAAGAGCAGGGGAAATGCGGCAGCAACGAAGCCGAGCTCCAGATTTTGTGGATAGACAGAGCTTACACCCTACGACTTTACTTTGTCAAG GAGGGTCGCAACACCAGCACAGGACCCGAGGCCTGGTGGAAAATGAACAAAGTCCAGTTCGTCTACGACAGCTCCGAGCGCACCTACTTCAAGGACGCGGTTAACC cCGGGAAACACACGTCTACCACACGCCATCTTTCTGCTTTAGTCACCCCAGCTGGGAAGTCTTATGAATGCCAAGCTCAGCAGACAATCACCTTGACCTCTAGCGACCATCAAAAATCTGTAGTCCTCTTGCTGTCGGAGGTCCGCATTCAGCCCTTTGACATCAGCTCTGATTTTACCTTCAGTGAAG AACACAAATGCCAAGTAGACCAAAGAGAACAGTTAGAAGAAACCCTTCCTCTCATTCTGGGCTTGATCTTGGGACTTGTTATTGTGATCACCCTCGGCGTTTACCATCTCCACCTCAAAATGACCGCTAGTCAAGTCCAAATCCCACGAGACAGATCTGAGTACAAACATATGGGATAG